The following are encoded together in the Patagioenas fasciata isolate bPatFas1 chromosome 7, bPatFas1.hap1, whole genome shotgun sequence genome:
- the TFPI gene encoding tissue factor pathway inhibitor yields the protein MKGRKKGCSLPLMFILLFICITGHATTDLEDGEEEDVLGAAFPPLKLGHSVCAMKADEGPCKAIHMRYYFNIQSRECEIFEYGGCHGNENNFLTLEECEKTCVVTGLPRKMMLANIKKEKPDFCFHEKDPGICRGYFSRYFYNKETNICEVFKYGGCLGNQNNFKNLEECQTTCQGNSNLLPIVPAEEHPNTVNSSSPAEEPHQLPEISINLLPTAPNEKSNTLNSSSPKEERNQFPIFFEPPPIPSLCMTPMDRGLCRAKELRFFYNYSTGRCHPFSYSGCGGNENNFTSRKSCLRICKKGFNKKKGERRLIKIKKTRKKQPVKALGDEIMPERIQL from the exons atgaaaggaagaaagaagggatGCTCCTTACCTTTAATGTTTATCTTGCTGTTCATCTGTATCACTGGACATGCAACTACTGACTTAGAAGATGGCGAAGAAGAGGATGTTCTGG GTGCTGCTTTTCCACCACTGAAACTAGGACATTCAGTCTGTGCCATGAAAGCAGATGAAGGTCCATGCAAAGCAATCCACATGCGCTATTACTTCAATATTCAAAGCCGTGAGTGTGAAATATTTGAATATGGTGGATGCCATGGCAATGAAAACAACTTTCTAACACTGGAAGAATGTGAGAAGACATGTGTGGTAACAG GGTTGCCTCGGAAGATGATGTTAGCAAATATTAAGAAAG AAAAGCCCGACTTCTGCTTTCATGAGAAAGACCCTGGAATCTGCCGAGGCTATTTTTCCAGGTATTTCTATAACAAAGAGACAAATATATGTGAAGTATTCAAGTATGGTGGGTGCCTAGGAAACCAGAACAATTTCAAGAATTTGGAAGAATGCCAGACTACCTGTCAAGGCAACT cAAATCTGTTACCAATTGTTCCAGCTGAAGAGCATCCTAACACTGTGAATAGTAGTTCCCCAGCAGAAGagcctcatcagcttcctgaaATTTCCA taaATTTGTTGCCAACTGCTCCAAATGAGAAGTCCAACACTCTGAACAGTAGTTCCCCAAAGGAGGAGCGCAACCAGTTCCCCATCTTTTTTG AACCACCCCCTATTCCTTCGTTGTGCATGACCCCTATGGACAGAGGACTTTGTAGAGCCAAAGAGTTAAGATTTTTCTATAACTACTCAACTGGAAGATGTCACCCATTTAGCTACAGTGGTTGTGGTgggaatgaaaataatttcacctCCAGAAAGTCATGTTTAAGGATCTGCAAGAAAG GATTcaataaaaaaaaaggtgaaagaagATTAATAAAAATCAAGAAGACCAGAAAGAAACAGCCAGTAAAGGCTTTGGGTGATGAAATCATGCCTGAAAGAATACAACTTTGA